The following proteins are encoded in a genomic region of Deinococcus betulae:
- a CDS encoding AIM24 family protein → MSYRIALSREQNGGLTAELYAICKVSSQLIQGAAGQEPTFREIYADTGQRQIKFTLQEDSVVLEPGILSYAHGRLKYEVIQQQPGQAGGFLGRAMRSAGTGESAYGTRVSGTGEVWTEPTHKHFVFANMESGDSMLVDDKAYYAAQGTLRLSTHQHSKVQGALSGNGLMQPRLDGRGLLVIESPVSVHEIEMLDVPPGETVTVDGDMMLMYTATMNPRLGPLVRGLRNSLRSGEGLVYTLDGPGQVFLTPTHIAVSSLA, encoded by the coding sequence ATGAGTTACCGCATTGCGCTCAGTAGGGAACAGAACGGCGGTCTGACGGCCGAACTGTATGCGATCTGCAAGGTTAGCTCTCAGCTGATTCAGGGGGCTGCTGGGCAGGAACCCACCTTCCGAGAGATTTATGCCGACACCGGCCAGCGCCAGATCAAGTTCACGCTTCAGGAAGACAGTGTGGTTCTGGAGCCGGGCATCCTCTCGTACGCCCACGGCCGCCTGAAATACGAGGTGATTCAGCAGCAGCCGGGCCAGGCGGGCGGCTTCCTTGGCCGCGCCATGCGCAGCGCGGGCACCGGCGAATCGGCCTACGGCACCCGCGTCTCGGGCACCGGCGAGGTCTGGACGGAACCCACCCACAAGCACTTTGTCTTTGCCAACATGGAAAGTGGCGACAGCATGCTGGTGGACGATAAGGCCTACTACGCCGCGCAGGGCACGCTGCGGCTCAGCACCCACCAGCACAGCAAAGTGCAGGGGGCGCTCAGCGGCAACGGGCTCATGCAGCCCCGCCTGGACGGCCGCGGCCTCCTGGTCATCGAGTCCCCGGTCAGCGTGCACGAAATCGAGATGCTGGACGTGCCCCCAGGTGAAACCGTCACCGTGGACGGCGACATGATGCTGATGTACACCGCCACCATGAATCCCCGGCTGGGGCCGCTGGTGCGCGGTCTGCGCAATTCTCTGCGCAGCGGCGAAGGGCTGGTGTACACCCTGGACGGCCCCGGTCAGGTCTTTCTGACCCCGACCCATATCGCCGTGAGCAGCCTGGCCTGA